In Pelosinus sp. IPA-1, a single genomic region encodes these proteins:
- a CDS encoding cytosine permease: MVDQAKDCLIEIRSIDMIPDHERHGTPFSQFTLWFGANMQITSVVDGALAVVFGADALWAFIGLLIGNIIGGAVMALHSAQGPRLGLPQMISSRAQFGVIGAIIPLVLVVIMYLGFASTGTVLSGQAVNGILGIETPAVGIIIFGSLTALLSILGYKYIHALGRIATITGILGFTYLTVMAFSKFPVASLFGVKPFELTTFLLAISLSAGWQLTFGPYVADYSRYLPRSTSQSATFWNTFMGSVIGTQWAMTLGVIISAASLAGYGGNFLKNQVGYLGELGGIGIVSTLIYMVIVIGKLTVNTLNAYGSFMSMLTITTALNGKKSATTTQRTLFIMGMIIASVFIAILASKDFLNLFKNFVLVLLMVFTPWSVINLVDFYWLSKEKIDVPALYDPNGRYGKWNVPAIITYFIGVLIQIPFLAQAMYTGPITKMLGGTDISWIVGLIATSLIYYPWAIRFNVAPADMIYPEES, encoded by the coding sequence ATGGTGGACCAAGCAAAAGATTGTTTGATTGAAATACGTTCTATTGACATGATTCCTGATCATGAAAGACATGGCACTCCATTTAGTCAGTTCACACTCTGGTTCGGCGCAAATATGCAGATTACTTCTGTGGTGGACGGCGCCTTGGCTGTAGTCTTTGGAGCTGACGCTCTTTGGGCTTTCATTGGACTACTCATCGGTAATATCATAGGAGGTGCTGTAATGGCCCTTCATTCTGCGCAAGGACCGCGCTTGGGTTTACCACAGATGATCTCTAGTCGCGCTCAGTTTGGCGTTATCGGTGCTATTATACCCCTTGTTTTAGTTGTAATTATGTACCTAGGTTTTGCTTCAACCGGCACAGTACTTTCCGGGCAGGCTGTAAATGGTATCCTTGGCATCGAAACTCCAGCTGTAGGTATAATAATCTTCGGAAGCCTCACAGCGCTGCTGTCGATTCTTGGGTACAAATATATCCATGCTCTGGGTAGGATCGCTACCATTACAGGTATCCTCGGCTTCACTTATCTTACGGTCATGGCATTCAGCAAATTTCCTGTAGCTTCTTTATTTGGGGTTAAACCTTTCGAATTGACTACCTTCCTGTTGGCCATTTCCCTCTCAGCAGGATGGCAACTCACCTTCGGTCCTTACGTTGCAGACTACAGCCGTTATCTGCCACGCAGCACTTCTCAGTCGGCCACATTCTGGAATACCTTTATGGGAAGCGTCATTGGCACCCAATGGGCGATGACTCTTGGCGTCATCATTAGCGCCGCCAGCCTTGCGGGGTACGGCGGTAATTTCCTGAAAAATCAGGTGGGTTATTTAGGGGAACTAGGTGGAATCGGAATTGTTTCCACCTTAATCTACATGGTCATAGTCATCGGCAAATTAACCGTCAATACGCTTAATGCCTATGGTTCTTTCATGTCCATGCTGACAATTACTACTGCTCTTAATGGTAAAAAAAGTGCTACGACAACTCAACGAACTTTGTTCATTATGGGAATGATTATAGCATCGGTTTTTATTGCCATCTTAGCCAGCAAAGACTTTCTCAATCTTTTCAAGAATTTCGTCTTGGTACTGCTCATGGTTTTCACACCGTGGAGTGTTATTAATCTCGTTGATTTTTATTGGCTCTCAAAAGAAAAAATTGATGTTCCGGCCTTATATGATCCTAATGGACGTTACGGCAAATGGAACGTACCTGCCATTATCACCTATTTTATCGGTGTACTGATACAAATCCCCTTTCTAGCTCAAGCCATGTACACAGGCCCCATTACTAAGATGCTAGGAGGTACTGACATTTCCTGGATTGTTGGATTAATTGCAACTTCTCTCATATATTATCCATGGGCAATACGTTTCAATGTAGCCCCTGCGGATATGATCTACCCTGAAGAATCTTGA